GACAATGTCAGCTGCACACGGATACACACACCCACCACagcacatgtgatacacacacgACAGTGTCAGCTGCACACGGATACACACCCACCCCAGCACACGTGTGACACACGACAGTGTCAGCTgcacacggatacacacacacaacccagcaCACGTGTGACACACGACAGTGTCAGCtacacacggatacacacacccaccccagcacatgtgatacacacacgACAGTGTCAGCTGCACACGGATACACACCCACCCCAGCACACGTGTGACACACGACAGTGTCAGCTGCACACGGATACACACACCCACCACAGCACATGTGATACGCACACGACAGTGTCAGCTGCACACGGATACACACATCCACCCCAGCACACGTGTGATACACACACGACAGTGTCAGCTGCACACGGATACACACATCCACCCCAGCACACGTGTGATACACACGACAGTGTCAGCTgcacacggatacacacacacaccacagcacatgtgatacacacacgACAGTGTCAGCTGCACACGGATACACACACCCACCACAGCACACGTGTGATACACACGACAGTGTCAGCTGCACACGGATACACACCCACCCCAGCACACGTGTGACACACGACAGTGTCAGCTGCACACGGATACACACACCCACCACAGCACATGTGATACGCACACGACAGTGTCAGCTGCACACGGATACACACATCCACCCCAGCACACGTGTGATACACACGACAGTGTCAGCTgcacacggatacacacacacaccacagcacatgtgatacacacacgACAGTGTCAGCTGCACACGGATACACACACCCACCACagcacatgtgatacacacacgACAGTGTCAGCTGCACACGGATACACACCCACCACAGCACACGTGTGATACACACGACAGTGTCAGCTgcacacggatacacacacacaccacagcacatgtgatacacacacgACAGTGTCAGCTgcacacggatacacacacaaCCCggcacacatgtgacacacacgtgtgacacacaacacaatgTCAGCTgcacacggatacacacacaacccagcacacgtggcacacacatgtggcacacaacACAATGTCAGCTgcacacggatacacacacaacccagcacacgtggcacacacatgtggcacacaacACAATGTCAGCTgcacacggatacacacacaaCCCAGCACACGTGGGACACACAACACAATGTCAGCTgcacacggatacacacacaacccagcacacgtggcacacacatgtgacacacaacacaatgTCAGCTGCACACGGATGCACCTTACCTTGCCTCACAGAGACATAGCGGTGGTTGGCAGCCACCAGCACCACCTGTGGGTGACTTTGCTCCAGATCGAAGAGTTCATCCTTGCCGGGCCTTGTGTTGCGGCCAGCCTTGAGTGTACCAGCAGGTCCCACAGGTGCCAGGTAGCGGCCATCGCAGTCCTTGAAGGCCAGCTTGCCCGCCTTAAACTCTAGCGTGTAGCAGGCACGGGCTTCAGGCTCCCAGACAAGGTGGCCATCGCTGCGTAGGTAGCGGCTGTCGTAGGACTTGAGGCAGTACCGCCTACTCTGGAAAATGAGGGTGAGCAGTGCATCCACACCCCACGGCATGTCACCGTCGGCCGCCATCTCGTCCTCCTGCAGACACAGGTGCACGTAGCGCCGACGGCTCACGCTCAGCAAGTGAGCCTGTGGGTGGATGGCCAGGTGCACAGTCCACAGCTCTGCTGGGGAGATCGCCGTCGCAAAGCAGGACAGTTGGTCCTCAGTTCCGCCAAAGAAGCGGCCGTGCGGCTCCGACTGCAGTACCCAGCGCCCGTCAGGCTGCGGCAAGACCAGGAAACGGCAGTCACGGCCTGGCCGATCCATCTCACAGGCCACGCGCCCGTCTTCTTCTGCCGACAGGTAGCGGCCCAGGTGGCTGCTGCGGAACAGCACAGCGGTGCCCTGCCCTGGGTCAGGCTCCAGGACCCACGTCTGCTTCCTCTTGAGGCTGGACGCTGAAGCGTTGACCTTGAACCCAAAGCTCTCTGCTGTCAGATAGCGGTTGGCATCGTTGACGAGGCCAAACTGGATCTTCAGCACCTGGTGCAGCCCGTTGGTTGGCATCTTCGAGGCTAGTCACGTAGCTTCAGGGGCCTGGGATGCTCTCTCTAAGTGTTCAGGGGCCCTGTGGCCCCCCCAGAGGCCCAGCTCTGTTTAGCTGGCCCTTGGCCCCCAAGCCTAGCCAGTGACATGGATACTACCTGCTCCAACGCTGCCTCTGTCTTGTGGCCTTGGCCACCCAGGCAGATCTTACATGGCCAGTGGGCAGCCGAGGGCGGGTGAGGGGGGCGGATCAGAGACGCACCAGCTAGAAGGAGCAGCCTCTTGCTTTTACCTGCAGCTTGGATTTCAGAGGCTCCTGGAGAGCACCAGGGCCAGAGCCTGAAGCCCAGGAGGACAAATGCAAGACTGACCACCTCCTTGTCCTCACCCACGGCCGCCTAGGTCCTATATCCTATCTTGTGGGTCCCACTCCTCTTAGCTTCTCTTCTTACTGCCTCTTGCTTCAGGGCCTTCCACCCCACAGCTCAGACCCCCAGTCCAGCCCATCTCTTTCCCAAGGCAGAAAAAGCAGCCAGTGGAAAACTCACAGCAGGGCGGCAACCTGATCTCAGCCCTCCACCCTCAGCCAGATCCTCTGCAGGATCCAATTACCGCATCTCTGATtcctgctgccaggagcaggaaGGCCCCCTGTAGCATGCAGCCCCATCCTGGCCTGTGGTTCCTACCCTCGTGTGCGGCCCTGGGTCTGACGCTGTCCCTGTCCGTGGGctagaaggcagcaggaagggtAGAAGGACCAGTAGTAAGGCTGGgacaccctgaccctgaccagGGATGGTAGCGCGGAGACAGGCAGTGTGCCCTGATGTTTCTGGTCCTCTAGGTTTGGAAAGAGCAGCCTCAGATGGTACACTAGGGAGACCTTGTGATGCTCACATTCGGGACTGCCTTGTGCGGGAACACACCCCTGTAGCAGGCAAAGAACCAGGTGTACCAGGGTTCCTATGTACTCTGCCAACTATTGGGGTGTGatgtttttcccttctgtgcagGGGGCTCAGGGTGATCTAGCTTCAAGGGCCTTCAGCAGATCTGGGGACCCCATTACTGCTGCTTAGATCAGAGGGGGATGCAGGCTTGACTTGTGGCCTTTACAGACTTGAGAACAGGGGGCTGTGTGGGGCACAGTCTCCCCCATGTTT
The Microtus pennsylvanicus isolate mMicPen1 chromosome 11, mMicPen1.hap1, whole genome shotgun sequence genome window above contains:
- the Fscn2 gene encoding fascin-2 isoform X2; amino-acid sequence: MPTNGLHQVLKIQFGLVNDANRYLTAESFGFKVNASASSLKRKQTWVLEPDPGQGTAVLFRSSHLGRYLSAEEDGRVACEMDRPGRDCRFLVLPQPDGRWVLQSEPHGRFFGGTEDQLSCFATAISPAELWTVHLAIHPQAHLLSVSRRRYVHLCLQEDEMAADGDMPWGVDALLTLIFQSRRYCLKSYDSRYLRSDGHLVWEPEARACYTLEFKAGKLAFKDCDGRYLAPVGPAGTLKAGRNTRPGKDELFDLEQSHPQVVLVAANHRYVSVRQGVNVSANQDEELDHETFLMQIDQETKKCTFYSSTGGYWTLVTHGGLQATATQVSANTMFEMEWHGRRVALKASNGRYVCMKKNGQLAAISDFVGGDELFILKLINRPILVLRGLDGFVCHRRGSNQLDTNRSTYDVFHLSFRDGAYQIRGRGAGFWYVGSHGSVCSDGDLAEDFLFEFRERGRLAIRALSGKYLCGGASGLLRADADLPTGEALWEY
- the Fscn2 gene encoding fascin-2 isoform X1: MPTNGLHQVLKIQFGLVNDANRYLTAESFGFKVNASASSLKRKQTWVLEPDPGQGTAVLFRSSHLGRYLSAEEDGRVACEMDRPGRDCRFLVLPQPDGRWVLQSEPHGRFFGGTEDQLSCFATAISPAELWTVHLAIHPQAHLLSVSRRRYVHLCLQEDEMAADGDMPWGVDALLTLIFQSRRYCLKSYDSRYLRSDGHLVWEPEARACYTLEFKAGKLAFKDCDGRYLAPVGPAGTLKAGRNTRPGKDELFDLEQSHPQVVLVAANHRYVSVRQGVNVSANQDEELDHETFLMQIDQETKKCTFYSSTGGYWTLVTHGGLQATATQVSANTMFEMEWHGRRVALKASNGRYVCMKKNGQLAAISDFVGTPGTPSPQPAYDSQGQEWSTPSSPLGGDELFILKLINRPILVLRGLDGFVCHRRGSNQLDTNRSTYDVFHLSFRDGAYQIRGRGAGFWYVGSHGSVCSDGDLAEDFLFEFRERGRLAIRALSGKYLCGGASGLLRADADLPTGEALWEY